A single Anopheles funestus chromosome 2RL, idAnoFuneDA-416_04, whole genome shotgun sequence DNA region contains:
- the LOC125765094 gene encoding fructose-bisphosphate aldolase isoform X1 gives MTTYFNYPPKELQEELARIAKQIVAPGKGILAADESTATCGKRFADIGVENNEDNRRQYRQLLFTADERLQEHISGVILFHETLYQKGDNGTPLAAMLKSKGILAGIKVDKGVVDLMGSEGECTTQGLDDLAARCAQYKKDGCDFAKWRCVLKIGKNTPSYQAILENANVLARYASICQSQRIVPIVEPEILPDGDHDLDRCQKVTETVLAAVYKALNDHHVYLEGTLLKPNMVTAGQSCAKKPTAAEIAVATVTALRRTVPAAVPGVTFLSGGQSEEEASVNLSAINQVQLLRPWALTFSYGRALQASVLRAWGGKKENLKAAQEELIKRAKANGLAAQAKYVPGSIPSYAANASLFVKSHAY, from the exons ATGACTACCTACTTCAATTATCCACCAAAGGAACTGCAGGAGGAGCTGGCTCGTATCGCCAAGCAGATTGTTGCCCCCGGTAAGGGTATTTTGGCCGCCGATGAGTCCACGGCGACCTGTGGCAAGCGTTTCGCT GATATCGGCGTTGAGAACAACGAAGACAACCGTCGCCAGTACCGCCAGCTGCTGTTCACCGCTGACGAGCGCCTGCAGGAACACATCTCCGGTGTGATCCTGTTCCATGAAACCCTCTACCAGAAGGGCGACAATGGCACTCCGTTGGCGGCGATGCTGAAAAGCAAGGGCATTCTGGCCGGTATCAAGGTCGACAAGGGTGTCGTCGATCTGATGGGCTCGGAAGGCGAATGCACAACTCAGG GTCTGGATGATCTCGCTGCTCGTTGCGCTCAGTACAAGAAAGATGGTTGCGACTTCGCCAAGTGGCGTTGTGTGCTGAAGATCGGCAAGAACACCCCAAGCTACCAGGCCATCTTGGAGAACGCTAACGTGCTGGCTCGCTATGCTTCCATCTGCCAGTCGCAGCGTATCGTCCCAATTGTTGAGCCAGAG ATCCTCCCCGACGGTGATCACGATCTGGACCGTTGCCAGAAGGTTACCGAGACTGTGTTGGCTGCTGTGTACAAGGCACTGAACGACCATCACGTCTACCTGGAGGGTACGCTACTGAAGCCGAACATGGTAACCGCCGGTCAGAGCTGCGCGAAGAAGCCAACGGCTGCGGAAATTGCTGTCGCTACCGTGACGGCACTGCGCCGTACTGTGCCGGCTGCCGTGCCCGGAGTCACCTTCCTGTCCGGTGGTCAGTCCGAGGAGGAAGCTTCCGTGAACCTGAGCGCCATCAACCAGGTGCAGCTGCTGAGACCGTGGGCCCTGACCTTCTCGTACGGTCGTGCCCTGCAGGCCTCGGTGCTCCGTGCCTGGGGTGGTAAGAAGGAGAACCTTAAGGCCGCTCAGGAGGAGCTCATCAAGCGTGCAAAG GCAAACGGATTGGCTGCACAGGCAAAGTATGTCCCCGGTTCGATTCCCTCGTACGCCGCAAACGCTAGCTTGTTCGTGAAGTCGCACGCCTACTAG
- the LOC125765094 gene encoding fructose-bisphosphate aldolase isoform X2 — MTTYFNYPPKELQEELARIAKQIVAPGKGILAADESTATCGKRFADIGVENNEDNRRQYRQLLFTADERLQEHISGVILFHETLYQKGDNGTPLAAMLKSKGILAGIKVDKGVVDLMGSEGECTTQGLDDLAARCAQYKKDGCDFAKWRCVLKIGKNTPSYQAILENANVLARYASICQSQRIVPIVEPEILPDGDHDLDRCQKVTETVLAAVYKALNDHHVYLEGTLLKPNMVTAGQSCAKKPTAAEIAVATVTALRRTVPAAVPGVTFLSGGQSEEEASVNLSAINQVQLLRPWALTFSYGRALQASVLRAWGGKKENLKAAQEELIKRAKANSDAALGKYGGGVQGAAGAGSLFVANHAY, encoded by the exons ATGACTACCTACTTCAATTATCCACCAAAGGAACTGCAGGAGGAGCTGGCTCGTATCGCCAAGCAGATTGTTGCCCCCGGTAAGGGTATTTTGGCCGCCGATGAGTCCACGGCGACCTGTGGCAAGCGTTTCGCT GATATCGGCGTTGAGAACAACGAAGACAACCGTCGCCAGTACCGCCAGCTGCTGTTCACCGCTGACGAGCGCCTGCAGGAACACATCTCCGGTGTGATCCTGTTCCATGAAACCCTCTACCAGAAGGGCGACAATGGCACTCCGTTGGCGGCGATGCTGAAAAGCAAGGGCATTCTGGCCGGTATCAAGGTCGACAAGGGTGTCGTCGATCTGATGGGCTCGGAAGGCGAATGCACAACTCAGG GTCTGGATGATCTCGCTGCTCGTTGCGCTCAGTACAAGAAAGATGGTTGCGACTTCGCCAAGTGGCGTTGTGTGCTGAAGATCGGCAAGAACACCCCAAGCTACCAGGCCATCTTGGAGAACGCTAACGTGCTGGCTCGCTATGCTTCCATCTGCCAGTCGCAGCGTATCGTCCCAATTGTTGAGCCAGAG ATCCTCCCCGACGGTGATCACGATCTGGACCGTTGCCAGAAGGTTACCGAGACTGTGTTGGCTGCTGTGTACAAGGCACTGAACGACCATCACGTCTACCTGGAGGGTACGCTACTGAAGCCGAACATGGTAACCGCCGGTCAGAGCTGCGCGAAGAAGCCAACGGCTGCGGAAATTGCTGTCGCTACCGTGACGGCACTGCGCCGTACTGTGCCGGCTGCCGTGCCCGGAGTCACCTTCCTGTCCGGTGGTCAGTCCGAGGAGGAAGCTTCCGTGAACCTGAGCGCCATCAACCAGGTGCAGCTGCTGAGACCGTGGGCCCTGACCTTCTCGTACGGTCGTGCCCTGCAGGCCTCGGTGCTCCGTGCCTGGGGTGGTAAGAAGGAGAACCTTAAGGCCGCTCAGGAGGAGCTCATCAAGCGTGCAAAG GCCAACAGCGATGCCGCCCTCGGCAAGTACGGCGGTGGTGTTCAGGGTGCCGCCGGTGCTGGCAGCCTGTTCGTCGCCAACCACGCTTATTAA
- the LOC125765161 gene encoding ras-like protein family member 10B: protein MQGPLKVAFLGASGVGRTSILQQFFKLDFPKEHIRTSKRTVYRSCLVCDTCIRELMVLDVPPQKYFPIDNLAEWNNGHPLGLRTVHTYVLVYDMGNLDTFQYCRNMRDQILESFNHRDFKIMVVGNKVDMVSNPHTQELKDISTLVRKHWRCGYVECSAKHNYKIGDIFKELMGYPVGGTAPKLEFTQSIGSKNRCTIL, encoded by the exons ATGCAAGGCCCCCTTAAGGTTGCGTTTCTGGGGGCCTCCGGTGTTGGACGTACCAGTATCCTACAG CAATTTTTTAAGCTCGACTTTCCGAAGGAACACATCCGCACCTCTAAGCGGACCGTCTATCGGAGCTGTCTGGTCTGTGATACCTGCATACGCGAGCTGATGGTACTGGATGTGCCACCGCAGAAGTATTTTCCGATCGATAATCTGGCCGAGTGGAATAACGGCCATCCGCTAGGTTTGCGTACCGTCCATACGTACGTGCTGGTGTACGACATGGGGAATCTGGACACCTTTCAG TACTGTCGCAATATGCGTGATCAAATTTTGGAAAGTTTCAATCACCGTGATTTTAAGATAATGGTTGTGGGCAACAAGGTTGATATGGTATCTAACCCTCATACTCAG GAACTGAAGGACATTTCCACCCTCGTACGGAAGCACTGGCGCTGCGGGTACGTCGAATGTTCGGCAAA GCACAACTACAAAATTGGAGACATTTTCAAGGAACTGATGGGCTACCCGGTCGGTGGGACGGCACCAAAGCTGGAGTTCACACAATCGATTGGTTCGAAAAATCGTTGTACAATACTCTAG